One window of the Manihot esculenta cultivar AM560-2 chromosome 14, M.esculenta_v8, whole genome shotgun sequence genome contains the following:
- the LOC110599864 gene encoding peroxisomal 2,4-dienoyl-CoA reductase [(3E)-enoyl-CoA-producing], translating into MESPFRADILKGKVALITGGGSGIGFEISAQFGRHGASVAIMGRRKQVLDSAVSNLQSLGIVAAGFEGDVRKQEDAKRVLESTFKHFGRIDILVNAAAGNFLVSPEDLSPNGFRTVMDIDAVGTFTMCHEALKYLKKGGLGRSSSGGGTILNISATLHYTASWYQIHVSAAKAAVDALARNLALEWGTDYDIRVNGIAPGPIGDTPGMSKLVPKEISSKAKEYMPLYKLGEKWDIAMAALYLTSDAGKFVNGTTVIVDGGLWLSRPRHLPKDAVKKLSRAVEKRSREAPIGVPSSKL; encoded by the exons atGGAGTCACCGTTTAGGGCAGATATACTGAAAGGAAAGGTGGCTTTAATAACAGGAGGTGGGTCAGGAATTGGATTTGAGATATCAGCACAGTTTGGGAGACATGGTGCTTCTGTTGCAATTATGGGTAGACGCAAGCAAGTGCTCGACTCTGCTGTCTCCAATCTCCAGTCCCTTGGAATTGTC GCTGCTGGCTTTGAGGGGGATGTTCGCAAGCAGGAAGATGCTAAAAGAGTTCTAGAATCAACTTTTAAACATTTTGGCAGGATTGACATTCTTGTGAATGCTGCAGCTGGCAACTTTCTTGTATCGCCAGAGGATTTGTCACCTAATGGATTTCGAACAG TCATGGATATTGATGCTGTTGGCACCTTCACAATGTGCCATGAAGCCCTAAAGTATCTCAAGAAAGGAGGGCTTGGACGAAGCTCATCTGGTGGTGGAACGATTTTAAACATAAGTGCTACATTGCACTATACAGCATCTTGGTATCAGATTCATGTGTCAGCTGCAAAG GCAGCTGTTGATGCTCTAGCCAGAAATCTGGCATTGGAGTGGGGCACCGACTATGATATTAGGGTGAATGGGATTGCTCCAGGCCCCATTGGTGATACCCCTGGTATGAGTAAACTTGTGCCCAAGGAGATTAGTAGCAAAGCAAAAGAATACATGCCTCTGTATAAACTAGGGGAGAAATGGGACATTGCTATGGCTGCTCTCTACCTTACTTCTGATGCTG GTAAATTTGTCAATGGAACCACTGTAATTGTTGATGGAGGACTTTGGCTGAGCAGACCTCGTCATCTACCGAAAGATGCAGTCAAGAAGCTTTCTCGAGCTGTGGAAAAGAGATCCAGAGAAGCACCAATTGGGGTTCCATCGAGCAAGCTTTAA
- the LOC110599862 gene encoding DEAD-box ATP-dependent RNA helicase 36, which produces MEPEETLVDKNFPLFFKPSKTHKSLQTPVTSKTLNTEQNSEPHQVEKETSANTDSITPSTTATLFSDLGLAEWVVQTCKELGMKRPTPVQAHCIPKILAGHDVLGLAQTGSGKTAAFALPILHRLAQDPYGIFALVVTPTRELAYQLAEQFRALGSCLHLRCAVVVGGMDMLTQAKTLMGRPHIVIATPGRVKVLLEENPDIPAVFSRTKFLVLDEADRVLDVGFEEELRAVFQCLPKQRQTLLFSATMTSNLEMLLELSANKAYFYEAYEGFKTVDTLKQQYVFIPKNVKEVYLVHLLSKMEDMGIRSAMIFVSTCRTCHLLSLLLEELDQEAAALHSFKSQSLRLSAVHRFKSGQASVLVATDVASRGLDIPTVDLVINYDIPRYPRDYVHRVGRTARAGRGGLAVSFVTENDVDLIHEIEAVIGKQLEEFECKEKDVLSDITRIYKAKRVATMKMMDDGFEEKAKGRKEQKMKTLAEKGLLKKKSGKRKRQKFAK; this is translated from the exons ATGGAGCCAGAAGAAACTTTGGTTGACAAAAACTTTCCCCTTTTCTTCAAACCTTCCAAAACCCACAAATCCCTTCAAACCCCTGTAACTTCTAAAACCCTAAACACTGAACAAAATTCGGAACCCCATCAAGTCGAGAAGGAAACATCTGCAAACACTGATTCCATCACCCCCTCCACCACCGCAACGTTATTTTCCGACCTGGGTCTCGCCGAATGGGTGGTCCAAACCTGCAAGGAGCTGGGGATGAAAAGGCCCACTCCCGTCCAAGCCCACTGCATCCCGAAGATTTTAGCGGGTCATGACGTGCTGGGGTTGGCTCAGACCGGCAGTGGCAAGACGGCGGCGTTTGCGCTGCCGATCTTGCATCGCCTGGCGCAGGATCCATACGGGATTTTCGCGTTGGTGGTGACTCCTACTAGAGAATTGGCCTATCAGTTGGCGGAGCAGTTCCGTGCCCTGGGGTCTTGCTTGCATTTACGATGTGCGGTGGTGGTTGGGGGTATGGATATGTTGACCCAGGCCAAGACCTTAATGGGCAGACCGCATATTGTTATCGCCACGCCTGGAAGGGTTAAGGTTTTATTGGAGGAGAATCCGGATATCCCTGCTGTCTTCTCTAGAACCAAG TTCCTAGTTCTGGATGAAGCTGATAGAGTTTTGGATGTTGGATTTGAAGAAGAATTAAGAGCGGTGTTTCAATGCTTACCAAAACAACGGCAAACACTGTTGTTTTCTGCAACAATGACAAGTAACTTGGAAATGCTACTTGAGCTTTCTGCAAATAAGGCATACTTCTATGAAGCCTATGAAGGCTTCAAGACAGTTGACACTCTTAAACAGCAGTATGTTTTCATCCCTAAGAATGTGAAGGAGGTTTATCTTGTTCACCTTTTGTCTAAAATGGAAGATATGGGTATTCGATCTGCTATGATATTTGTCTCTACCTGCAG AACTTGTCACCTTTTGAGTTTATTGCTGGAAGAGCTTGATCAGGAAGCAGCAGCATTGCATTCATTTAAATCTCAATCTTTGAGACTTTCTGCTGTACATCGTTTCAAATCTGGACAAGCTTCTGTATTGGTTGCAACTGATGTTGCCAGTCGGGGTTTGGACATTCCTACTGTTGATCTTGTTATCAATTATGATATTCCAAG GTATCCCAGAGATTATGTTCATCGTGTAGGTCGTACTGCTAGAGCAGGTAGAGGAGGGCTGGCTGTGAGTTTTGTTACTGAG AACGATGTGGATCTCATTCATGAGATAGAAGCTGTTATTGGGAAACAACTGGAGGAATTTGAGTGTAAAGAGAAGGATGTCCTTTCAGATATTACCAGG ATATACAAAGCCAAACGTGTGGCGACAATGAAGATGATGGATGATGGATTTGAGGAGAAAGCAAAGGGTCGGAAAGAGCAAAAAATGAAAACTCTAGCAGAGAAGGGAttgttgaagaagaagagtggaaaaagaaagagacaAAAGTTTGCAAAATAG
- the LOC110599759 gene encoding SKP1-like protein 14 — protein MSSPANPEPTVSTPIAAPNPAPAKKITLKTADGNYFEVEEQVAMEFATVKTFFDDNTEATFGTVIPLPNVSAEPLSHIIQYCKRNLMFRAESAPEEARKVYDAEFVKELSNEQLRELILAVNYLDIKNLLDVLNQAVADRIKNKSVEYVRQFFGIENDFTPEDEARLREENAWAFEGVDED, from the coding sequence ATGTCTTCCCCCGCCAACCCCGAACCCACTGTGTCCACTCCAATCGCCGCCCCTAACCCCGCACCGGCCAAAAAAATCACTCTGAAGACTGCCGACGGCAACTACTTTGAAGTGGAGGAGCAAGTGGCTATGGAATTCGCTACTGTGAAAACCTTCTTCGACGACAACACTGAGGCAACGTTCGGCACGGTAATTCCGTTGCCAAACGTGTCGGCCGAACCTCTTTCCCACATCATCCAATACTGCAAAAGAAACTTGATGTTTCGCGCTGAATCGGCCCCGGAGGAAGCCAGGAAGGTGTACGATGCTGAATTCGTGAAGGAGCTGAGCAACGAGCAACTGAGAGAGTTGATATTGGCGGTTAACTATCTAGACATCAAGAATTTGCTGGATGTGCTTAATCAGGCCGTGGCTGATAGGATCAAGAACAAGAGCGTGGAATACGTGAGACAGTTCTTTGGGATCGAGAATGATTTCACGCCGGAAGATGAGGCCAGGCTTCGCGAGGAGAATGCTTGGGCTTTTGAGGGTGTTGATGAAGACTGA
- the LOC110599865 gene encoding nuclear transcription factor Y subunit C-2: MDQSEQTQQQRSQQQQQPVMGVVAGAVQMSYTSTPYQTAGMMASGTPATAVPSPTQPPSTFSNSTHQLTYQQSQHFHHQQQQQQLQMFWANQMEEIEQTTDFKNHSLPLARIKKIMKADEDVRMISAEAPVIFAKACEMFILELTLRSWIHTEENKRRTLQKNDIAAAISRTDVFDFLVDIIPRDELKEEGLGVTKATIPMVGSPADIPYYYVPPQHPVGPPGMIMGKPIDQAAVYGSQQPRQPVAFKPWPQTQPPLEAQQQPSDT, translated from the coding sequence ATGGATCAATCAGAGCAAACACAACAGCAACGGTCGCAACAACAGCAGCAGCCTGTAATGGGAGTGGTAGCTGGTGCAGTTCAGATGTCCTATACTAGTACCCCCTACCAAACTGCTGGAATGATGGCTTCTGGAACACCTGCCACAGCTGTGCCATCCCCAACTCAGCCGCCATCCACTTTCTCTAATTCCACTCATCAGCTTACCTACCAACAGTCCCAGCACTTCCACCAtcaacagcagcagcagcagcttcAAATGTTCTGGGCCAACCAAATGGAAGAAATTGAGCAGACAACTGACTTCAAGAATCACAGTCTCCCACTTGCtcggattaaaaaaataatgaaagccGATGAAGACGTTCGAATGATTTCAGCCGAGGCTCCTGTTATATTTGCTAAGGCATGTGAAATGTTCATCTTGGAGCTAACTCTGCGCTCTTGGATTCACACAGAAGAGAACAAGAGGAGGACATTACAAAAGAATGATATTGCAGCTGCCATTTCAAGGACTGATGTTTTTGATTTCTTGGTTGATATTATTCCCAGAGATGAATTGAAAGAGGAGGGATTAGGGGTCACTAAGGCTACTATTCCGATGGTTGGTTCTCCTGCAGATATTCCGTATTATTATGTCCCACCGCAGCATCCTGTTGGACCTCCAGGGATGATCATGGGAAAGCCAATTGATCAAGCAGCAGTATATGGATCCCAGCAGCCTCGACAACCTGTAGCATTCAAGCCCTGGCCACAGACTCAACCACCACTAGAAGCTCAACAGCAACCAAGTGATACTTGA
- the LOC122721732 gene encoding ciliary rootlet coiled-coil protein 2-like, giving the protein MTTGIFMEMDSQDRALMDSVDRHIKEARLEENLSATSDARSNLATAHEHAKSLEAELSHTRRVLKESDERAAAAEVRCEEVLKQLSSMVEALREKDEAVSQRDKVWRQYEALKADFDRAQAHLAKVKIQMKGALARVEVLEQELSKSSDRIRDLASAAEESELHNQALRHEVKTLEHRCSALLEDARLVEDRIQLECERRLMEYKESPELKKEIEQACEARLQDYKSSSEFKAKVAEACEERLAEFKAFDEMKATVWNKSFRMFVSGYNRGLRIARYTPSTPLAKLQAAKVDSDGEEVLYGEDDRPLPKGASRTAARSSGAEPELEDEDVGPQGQEIMPFIGTGGSKQEGDGPPMSGSVNNVGVDSADARVDDNAPRRLHWATYSVKQSNLSIMKHLNYVLRNFSKESTILFFPFCLQAHQN; this is encoded by the exons ATG ACAACAGGCATTTTTATGGAGATGGATTCCCAGGATCGTGCTCTCATGGACTCTGTGGACCGTCATATTAAGGAGGCGCGTCTTGAGGAGAACTTGTCGGCAACTAGCGATGCCCGGAGCAACCTAGCCACGGCCCATGAGCATGCCAAGTCCCTAGAAGCGGAGTTGTCTCACACCCGGAGGGTTCTCAAAGAATCtgacgagagggcagctgcagctGAGGTCCGCTGTGAAGAAGtcttgaagcagctgtcctccatgGTAGAGGCCCTTCGTGAAAAAGACGAGGCTGTGAGCCAGAGAGACAAGGTCTGGCGTCAGTACGAGGCCCTGAAGGCTGATTTCGACAGAGCTCAGGCTCATCTTGCCAAGGTGAAGATTCAGATGAAGGGAGCATTAGCTCGGGTTGAGGTtcttgagcaggagctgagtaAGAGTTCTGACCGTATCAGAGATCTGGCCTCAGCGGCAGAGGAGTCTGAACTTCACAATCAAGCGCTCCGTCATGAGGTCAAGACTTTGGAGCACAGATgctcagccctgctcgaggatgCTAGACTTGTTGAAGACAGGATTCAACTCGAGTGTGAGAGGCGCCTGATGGAGTATAAGGAGTCCCCCGAGCTGAAAAAagagatcgagcaggcctgtgaagctcgccTCCAGGATTACAAGAGTTCTTCTGAATTTAAAGCCAAAgtagctgaggcctgcgagGAGCGACTTGCAGAATTTAAAGCTTTTGACGAGATGAAGGCAACCGTATGGAATAAAAGCTTCCGTATGTTCGTCTCCGGATACAACCGGGGATTAAGGATAGCCAGATACACTCCCTCCACCCCGTTAGCTAAACTCCAAGCTGCAAAGGTagactctgatggcgaggaggtgctTTACGGGGAGGACGACAGGCCCTTGCCCAAAGGGGCCTCTCGCACCGCAGCTAGGTCTTCTGGGGCAGAACCCGAGCTAGAAGATGAAGATGTTGGTCCTCAGGGACAGGAGATCATGCCTTTCATAGGCACTGGAGGGTCTAAGCAGGAGGGTGATGGGCCTCCCATGAGCGGCAGTGTAAATAATGTAGGTGTAGACAGTGCAGATGCTAGGGTAGATGATAATGCCCCTAGGcgt CTTCATTGGGCTACTTATTCTGTTAAACAATCTAACTTGTCAATAATGAAACACTTAAACTATGTGCTTCGTAATTTCTCTAAGGAATCCACTATactgttttttcctttttgcctTCAGGCCCATCAGAACTAA
- the LOC110630715 gene encoding GRAS family protein RAD1: MHRTLNHDLVIRRFCPARMEQEQAGDLEETLMNHEFELLSPDDDTTPTTPHLAASEVDKLVDSFINVDEEAKDTDDHPSPKNIPDEMEKFSMVDDVFGDVPMLLEGDDEFEMSTGSSFQDSVAVPSVELVSHGVDQGLHLVHLLLACAEAVGCRDTQLANSLLAQIWASVNPWGDSLQRVSYCFAMGLKSRLSLLHSVNVTGAFTNGAMDVSLITGEEKMEAFQLLYQTTPYIAFGYMAANEAICQAAGGKDSLHVIDVGMDHTLQWPSFLRTLASRPEGPPKVRITGLINNEQNLLELEASMMVLAEDASSLGISFEFNMISEQISPSILTRGNLSLREGEALFVNSIMHLHKFVKESRGSLKAILQAIKKLNPTLLTVVEQDANHNGPFFLGRFLESLHYYSAIFDSLEASLPRNSQQRMKIEKLHFAEEIRNIVAYEGSDRVERHERADQWRRQLGRAGFQVVGLKCLSQARMMLSVYGCDGYTLTSEKGCLLLGWKGRPILLASSWQVHNAPSS, encoded by the coding sequence ATGCACCGCACTCTTAACCATGATCTTGTCATTCGAAGGTTCTGCCCTGCTCGAATGGAGCAGGAACAAGCAGGAGACTTGGAGGAAACACTGATGAATCATGAATTTGAGCTTCTCTCTCCTGATGATGATACCACCCCCACCACTCCTCACTTAGCTGCTTCTGAGGTGGACAAATTGGTTGATAGCTTCATTAATGTGGATGAAGAAGCCAAAGATACTGATGATCATCCATCTCCTAAGAATATCCCAGATGAGATGGAGAAGTTCTCCATGGTGGACGATGTTTTTGGAGATGTTCCAATGCTCTTAGAAGGAGATGATGAATTCGAGATGAGCACTGGCTCATCATTCCAAGATTCTGTTGCAGTTCCAAGTGTGGAACTGGTGAGTCATGGGGTAGACCAAGGTCTTCACTTGGTGCACTTGTTGCTGGCATGTGCTGAGGCTGTGGGCTGTAGAGACACCCAATTGGCAAACTCACTTCTTGCCCAAATTTGGGCTTCAGTTAATCCCTGGGGTGATTCTTTGCAAAGAGTTTCATATTGCTTTGCTATGGGTTTGAAGTCAAGATTGTCACTTCTTCACAGTGTCAATGTCACTGGTGCATTCACAAATGGTGCCATGGATGTGTCACTGATCACTGGGGAGGAGAAAATGGAAGCCTTTCAACTTCTGTACCAAACAACTCCTTATATTGCTTTTGGTTACATGGCTGCAAATGAAGCTATATGTCAAGCAGCAGGAGGGAAGGACTCGTTACATGTGATTGATGTAGGAATGGATCACACCCTTCAATGGCCTTCTTTTCTTAGAACTCTAGCATCAAGGCCAGAGGGGCCACCTAAAGTCCGAATCACAGGGTTAATCAATAATGAGCAAAATTTATTAGAGCTTGAAGCTAGCATGATGGTGCTTGCAGAAGATGCTAGTTCATTGGGCATCTCTTTCGAGTTTAacatgatatcagagcagaTAAGTCCATCAATTTTAACGCGAGGAAATCTGAGCTTGAGAGAAGGGGAGGCATTATTCGTCAATAGCATTATGCACTTGCACAAGTTCGTCAAAGAGAGTAGAGGCTCCCTCAAGGCCATTCTCCAAGCAATCAAGAAACTAAATCCAACCTTACTCACTGTTGTGGAACAAGATGCAAACCATAATGGTCCCTTTTTCCTTGGGAGATTTCTGGAATCTCTACACTACTATTCAGCCATTTTTGATTCACTTGAGGCTAGTCTTCCACGAAATAGCCAGCAAAGGATGAAGATAGAGAAGCTTCACTTTGCCGAGGAGATCCGCAACATTGTAGCTTATGAAGGTTCAGATAGGGTTGAAAGGCATGAAAGGGCAGACCAATGGAGAAGGCAATTAGGCAGAGCAGGATTTCAAGTAGTGGGGTTAAAGTGCTTGAGCCAAGCTAGAATGATGCTCTCTGTTTATGGCTGTGATGGATATACTCTAACCAGTGAAAAGGGTTGTCTCCTTCTTGGCTGGAAAGGGAGGCCTATTTTGCTGGCATCTTCATGGCAAGTTCACAATGCTCCTTCTTCCTGA